GCTAGCCACCGCGCAGCTCAACTGAATATCtatcagaaaaatcacaattacacattttttccacacattGTACATTGTGCCTTTATTGTACAACTTGTATGTTGTATGTTCAGTCACTACTTTCCAGACAGTAATCTAATTATGAAACATCCATCCTTTTTATACACAACTTTAACCTGTAGAGTGTGTGGGGGGCTGAGCTTAGACCAGCTGACTTCAGGCCTGAACAGGTCGGTCAACACTGAGAGCCAGACAGTCACAGGGCCAACAGACAACCACAcatgctcacattcacaccaacagCTGAAAAGATTTAAAAGCAGGACCTTCTACCTGTGAGGCGACAGTCAGCCGCTGCCCCACCAATTGAACTAAAACCAACTGAAATTCATTTTGTTCAGTGTGTGAAGTTAAGTTGCTGAAAAAAACGGACACTCTGCAAATTATGTAAATCCTGCTCTTACCGTAATCTTCTTACTGACAGCAGTTGAGTTATAGTCCatgtaaatgtattttcctgtccttttttttccccctctgttcAGTGTTCGGTAAAGAACTGCACCACCCCCTTCCATGTGACCTGCGCCTTTGAGCACAGCCTGGAGATGAAGACCATCTTGGATGAGGGGGATGAGGTTAAGTTCAAGTCTTACTGCCTCAAGCACAGCAAATCTAAGTCTGGGGAGGCGGGCCTGAGCCCAGCTCGTTCTAAACCCCCTGGTGAGGCGGGGAAGGTGGGCCAGCGGGCACAGAGACtgcaggagctggaggaggagttCTACACTCTAATCCAGCTGGAGGAGCTGGCCCAGGCCCTCGGGCTCTCTGAGCGCCTGGCAGACTTCATCTATCAGTACTGGAAGTTGAAGAGGAAATCCAACTTCAACAAAGCTCTGCTGCCCCCTAAAGAGGACGAGGAGAACCTGGTGCTGCAGCCGCAGGAGGACAGCATCCACACACGCATGCGGATGTTCATGCACCTGCGACAAGATTTGGAGAGGGTGggtgctgttttccactgcagtggAGACTCCTTAGTGCTGAGTTGCTTCTTTCAGATTACAGAGCATGTCCAGTCTCGGTGTAGGTTGTATTTCTTAACTTGACTGTGTTCATTTCTTTGATTCAGAACTGGTTTGTGTTAAAATTCATGTTTTGGTCAATAATCACACTGTCGTCTTTcagtgctgtttattttttgaacaacttctaaacatattttgcatattttgttgATATTGGTAAAAATATGCACATAACTGCCTTTGGCTTTTTGTCTGCCCTCAGTAGACGTTATTAAAAAACTGATTTAGGGTCAGAGTTGAAATGTTAAAGAATTTTTTTCTAAGCTGAACTCTCTTGTTGCAATCAAATTTTCAATTGTATTTCATCGTTTTGCAACAGATTGAAATCATATAAGTGTGGACTTTACTGAATTTGGGGCAAGACCTGAAGTTTGGAATATACTTTGATTTCAATGGAGAATCCTGATGCTTGACTGACTGAGAAAGAAGCCAGATCTTTAGGCTCTTAtcagttatttctgttttacatttgtcatttatatcagtttgtgtccagttttatactgaaagcttttttttccagcaagtGACAGAAATACAATTAAACCACTGTGATTCAAAGTTCTAAATTAAACTCTTAAATTAacataatgacatttttctcattgtgCAGGTGAGGAATTTGTGTTACATGGTGAGTCGACGGGAGaagctgaagctgctgcagagtaAAGCTCAGGAGCAGATGTTCAACTTACACGTGAAGCTCATGAACCAAGAAGTCTCTGCTGGTAAGCACAAATGTCAAATTATAATCAGCACCAAGAGCTTGATATTACATCAGGAATAGTTTGACTCATTCAGTGTAACCTTCAGGTATAAGTCTGTCATCTCTGCTGCTCATTTGATGTGGCCTTGACTTAGCACCATCACAATGCCCACCCATCTCCCCTTCCCTCTCCCCCTCTACTTCTACTTCTCTccctcttctgttcctctcaaCCTGCCAGCCAGCAGGCAGACGAGTCCCCCCCCATATAAAGAactgggttctgctcaaggctTCTTAACGTTAAAAAGGAATTTTTCTTGCCATTGTCGCCTTAAGGCTGCTCtggggggtcaggcatatggattctgtcttgagacaatttgtaGTTATaataattggcgctatataaataaagttgaattgaaatGTTATTTGTTAATGAATAGAAATGCTAGAGCATTTTTCTTCTCCATACCAGACCATTCTTCAGCTCTGACAAATTGCTGGGGAGATTAATCAGGCTATCTAAGACTACTTAACGAACAATGACTACATTTAGTTTGCCTTTCTTCCTGCAGGTCTTCCTGCTTCGTTCCCAGTGGAGAGTATGCTGTTTCGCCCTACTCCCAGGATTACTCTCAAGCTGAAAATGCCCAAAGCTTCGAGTCTTGGAAATGGAAATTCCGGTTCCAAGTCTGGCAATGGGCCGCTCTGCCCGGACAATAGTGGGAATGTCACTGAACATACAGGTGAAGGACTCGGTCAGGGGAAGCCTCAGCTGCACAGCCGAGGTCTGAGAGAGGAGCGCTCCAACGGCCGACTGTCTTCCTCGAGTCACTCGAGCAGTCCGGCACTGCCCGTTAAACCAACCGGGAAACCTTTAGCTCTGCACGCTGCGCTCCACGGCCATTCTTCCAACAGTAACGGCAAACTGGACCAAGACCGAACATGTTCGGCCAAACCTAACGGCCTCTTAGAGAAGTACGTGGCTCAGAAGGACAGTTCCTGCCAGACGCCCAGTGACCGGGACACTTCAAGTGAGGCTTTGGACAAGAGCAGCTTTCGCAAGTCAGCCATAGAGCACTTTGGCAGGTCCTTCAAAGAGGCAACCATTAACTTGGTACGGACCACAGAGGACCTGCGGGCCTCTGACAAACTGTCCCGAAAGGGTTCAACCAAGGAGAGGCTTTGGGCCAAACCTGTTTCTGAACACAAAGTGAAAACCGTGCGAGCTTACCAGGACAGCGACGGCTACTGTCCAGACCTGGAGCTCAGCGATTCAGAGCCGGAGGCCAAAGGGAGACGCAGGCGGCAGGTCGGGCTGTCAAACACTCCGAGGAAAGGGAAGCAGTCACTGAGCTCCAGACACAGCATGCAGAGGTGACGGCTGTTTGTTTACTCCActcactgctgctgttcttcCCTCCCGACCCTCCGGCAGTCTGGGCCAAGTGccacaccatcatcatcatcatcatcatcatcatcatctctaTCAGGGACCAAGCCACAGTGCTAACGGTGCTGAACACAAGCAGCAGGAGAAGCATGAAGGGTGTTGTCAGGATTTATGAAGAAGCTCAGCGTTGGGTAGAAAGGAACAAATATGTCAGTCTTCTGAGATTATCGTGCTTGCCTTTCGTTTGTGGCCATTATTAAATTGTACTGCGCACAACTTTGTATTAAACACTCCTGTTGGATAGACACAGGTTTGATTTGCCTTTAACTGAAACTGctgtatagaaaaaaaaaagtcaaattggGATGTAAATAATGTGTAACTCAACCACAAATGTTCCATGTTATCGATACTCAAAAGTCAGCATGGTCAAAAATTAAAACAGGCAAGACAGATAGAAATGCTGTAGTGAACTGTAGAGCATCTGCTGCACTTATTCTCACATGTTATCAGTCACAAGTGGGTCACTgatttgatgacatttttcaaGTTAGTTGAGTCACTTCGGATGacaaaaaatgccttttgtATGCAGGGCTGGTTACACTAAACCACATCCTGGTGAGATAAAACGCAACGTGAGTTACCGAGTTTGTATCTCAAGACTGGAAGAAATGTGTAAAAGTGAAGAAAGCATAACTACATTCCAAGATGTGTCCTTCAGTAACTGgatgcataaaaacaaaaactgagaacagATCGATGACATTCAGACTGCCTTTTGcctttatttgtgttttcagatCATGACACCATCAGTCCTCACTATCACAGCTTTTTAAATTGTGAAAACGAGCTGTGAAACCTCGAGTCACTGCTGTTATTTATGTCCCTGATTTCACACTCAACAACTTGGCATGAATGGTTTATTAGGGCTggatttagaagtttttttatACAGATGCCAAGTCAATATGTTTGAGTAATaccctattttttttaaacccgtTTTACAACAAAACCTTTGCTTTactcaacaaaaaatgttgcaaatgccTTGCTGTTTAAAGGTATCTTAATAAAAATGCCATACAATTGACAAAATGGTGATTTGAATTGCAGGTCGACCAATTATTGGATCTGATGATTggcatttttccttcttttatttttttgtaatcatTTCCCCATACATTTATTAGTGCAGATATGCTGTATCTGCAGTCACTCTGATGTCCTGTAGTGTCACCAGTTATTGCAGTTAAAACAACACTAAagggaaaatatatataaatgtgaaTGAACAAATTAATATGAACAAAGTTTTGTGTTCCTCTAAATTGTAATAGACCAGTTTCATAGTTTCCAACTGTTATTGGTTTCCTTGGTATCAGTGTTCAAAAAGCCATGTTGGTCTACCCCTAATTTAAATCTGATTTGTGATAAAAGAATCAGATGAAAGGTTTGGAACTTCTCGGTGTTAGATTGAGCTGAAACGTTGCAAAAGACATGTTTAAGTGAAAGTTGTTAAATGATATTTCACCGTCATTCTCCAGTAAACACACTGAACTGTAATGTGGCATCATGTCCTGTAAAGAGACCCTCATTTAGATACAAATCTGATGtgaattacatttttactgGGACAAGAGAAAGCAGGACAGAAATGGCATCCATGGACTCCAACTGTGACCCTTCATCACCCATAAACATTTTGCAGTTACACACTACATCAACAAGGActcatttttgttctgtttgccTTTTCACTTCTAATTTTTTTGATATTATGTTGCACACGACTACAATCAGGCGACATCAAACACTGTTGAGTTTGGAGTGGATTTTGAATTGCCAAAACAGGTGcattaacactttttgttttctcatttggaAAGTACGTTTTTCAATAAATTGTTGAAAtgaatgttcattttctgtgtgtagctgtgtgaaTTTATGCAAAACTCATTACAATAAATATGTCCTGTATATCTGCTAGCAGCAATGAAGCGAGTGAACCGTGCATCATGTTTAGCCTTTGCATAGTTTTAGCTCAAATGAATGTGAATGTAGAAGGAAAATACACGTAAATAGTGctatttttaaaaccattttacGCTTTGTATCAGctgtttgaaataaaagctAGATGGCAGCATTGTCACGTCAACAAAAGCCACCGTCTGCAAATAGACCTGTATGTGGGTCATATCTTGAATATAAACGGGGTTTTACTGCATAGAGGAAGTTTTAAGAGCAACGGAAAATCACCAGCAGTAAATTAATAAGAACTGAGAATCAGAAAAGCAATAAAGTTTTCTCATTGCTTTATTAATTGGGGGTTTGTTTACTTGAGGGtatatctcatttttgttgttcacaAATGGCCAGaatagacagaaaaacacagatttgtgaCAAACAAGGCAAATAAAGACTCACTGCTTCTACTTTATGCTGACCGATCATGCGAACTGTCATTGTAGTCGTCTGCCAAAGAGTCTGAGATTCTGAGGCAGGAAAAACACCGATGAGCACAGCAGGTTCAGCTAATAATGTTACATAATGAAGGCTCTGAGCACTTTTAGCGTCAGTGTGAACAACCAGGAGCTGTTACAACCAAATTAAATGCAGTCTTTAGTGTCGTTAGAACCTAAACTTGTGCGTCACCAATGATGTGATACAATATGCGCAGTGCAGAAGGCTTTTAATACGGAGAAACAGGAAGGAAAGTGTTTACTGAGGTTCAATAGGAGGTCATAAAGTTTGGCTCTGGAGgcagttctttttttcttttcgtttGCTTCTCCTCACTGGTTAGTGCTGTTTCAGGGTTTATTGAGCTGCTGAAAAAGCTGAGAAAGACCCGAGCAACcaaatgatcacaaacaaacagacaactCAATCAATTTCCTGCTGGGAAGCCCATTTAAGTCCAAAGGTTGACCTCTACGCTGAAATGTCCCGTTTTAACACTTAACCGTTATTTCTAAAATGTAGTAAATCATGAGACCATTTACAACTTTTGGCAAGGCAAGGAAAGGCAGCTTTATTTGTATCGCACATTTCACACACGAAGGCAGCTCAACGTGCTTTACATGAGAACACTAAAAGCACTGGAACCATTCAGACAAGCATTAAAGGGCAcgattaaaatgacaaatataataaagcagaaaaaagaaaaggaaaattagaaatctgttttttaaaatcacaatttgcatttaaaacaagGTAAAATAAACTATAATAGGAAAGCAGTGGCAAACAGAAAAGTCTTGAGCTTTGATTTAAAAGTAGCGGGAGTTGGAGTGGACCTACAGCTTTCAGGGAGTTTGAATATGGCTATGTTTGCTTGGAAACATCTTCCTCACATCTTTAAGAAAGGAGACCTCAGTTTTTCTATCATCTAGGCTAACAGTTCCCAACTTTTTCTGGCTTGTGTCAAATCACAACCTATGAACTGTAAACAGCTCATCATTAAATAAGGCTCGCTGTTCAGATTATACTCTTTTGAATCATTATTGGATTCAAAGAGTTCTGACAAGGTGACATTAGCTTGcgattttaaatgtttatttcaccaaaaatgtaaaacatttgtCTAATACTTGTAATTTTAAAGTTGTATTCCACCCAAGTAATATTTTTTGTCGAACAACTTatggttttaaatgtttattactTCATTCTGTCTGATTGCTTATAACTTTAAAGGCTTATTCCACCTAAATATTACTTAGGTTCCACAACTTGTGATtcaaaatactgcattttttgtccaactaattgtggttttaaaggtttattgtaaccaaataatattttttttaacctacaaCTTTAGGTGTTAGATGTTTATGTCCAtgcatttacagttttgaagGCTTGTTACATTACATATGTTCTGTAACTTAAGATTTTAAAGGTAGATTCCACCCAAAACACTATTTTCTGTCAGTGCACCTACTGTTTCAAAAGTTTATTATACACAAATTACGACCAAATACCATCCAAGTATTTATACTTTAAAGGCTTAttccgcaaaaaaaaaaaatagtttccacaacttgtaaattaaaatacattttttgcttttttgtccaaataattgtggttttaaaggtttattgtAACCAAATAGTACTTTTTTTTGCCCACAACTTTAGATATTAGATATTAGATGCTTATGTCCATGTACTTATAATTTTAAAGGCTTGTTCAACCCAATATGTTCTGTAACTTATGATTTTAAAGGTATATTCCACCTGAAATGCTattttctgtcactgcagcTACTGTTTCAAAGATTTATTAAACCCAAAATACTCCCAAATACCGTCCAAGTACTCATAGTTTTAAAGGCTTATTCCACCCACTTGCAAGCCCAGCCAGCCAGGAGCCACACCTGAGTCCACACCCACCAGGTCTCTCCGGGTGTTTCACCATGAGCAGCCTCTGTGTACAGATCTCAACACTGCTGCAGTATTTTTTTGGTAGTTTCCAGCTCCAGAAAgccttgcagcagcagcagcatcccagtCGTCCCTGTGTGATTCATTACAGCCTGTTTCAGTGGGCTCTTTAAGAGGAGAGACTCTGCA
This region of Acanthochromis polyacanthus isolate Apoly-LR-REF ecotype Palm Island chromosome 4, KAUST_Apoly_ChrSc, whole genome shotgun sequence genomic DNA includes:
- the jade3 gene encoding protein Jade-3 yields the protein MKRLRSSSSSDSSDNESPSTSFCSSNKYGSKPGTPASNPKKPAEVFRKDLISAMKLPDSHHVCPEDYYLLADTWKQEWEKGVQVLASPDTIPEASVRIIAEKPKEVLYTHQRKYVQCSGSESTEPGYVNIKELAEIMCRYDLDDMDLYWLHALNRELERMGEEPIDELTMERAMEALERQCHDNMNHAIETVEGLGIEYDEDVICDVCRSPDSEEGNDMVFCDKCNICVHQACYGIVKVPVGNWLCRTCVLGIDPQCLLCPQKGGAMKATRAGTKWAHVSCALWIPEVSIACPERMEPITKVSHIPPSRWSLICSLCKLKTGACIQCSVKNCTTPFHVTCAFEHSLEMKTILDEGDEVKFKSYCLKHSKSKSGEAGLSPARSKPPGEAGKVGQRAQRLQELEEEFYTLIQLEELAQALGLSERLADFIYQYWKLKRKSNFNKALLPPKEDEENLVLQPQEDSIHTRMRMFMHLRQDLERVRNLCYMVSRREKLKLLQSKAQEQMFNLHVKLMNQEVSAGLPASFPVESMLFRPTPRITLKLKMPKASSLGNGNSGSKSGNGPLCPDNSGNVTEHTGEGLGQGKPQLHSRGLREERSNGRLSSSSHSSSPALPVKPTGKPLALHAALHGHSSNSNGKLDQDRTCSAKPNGLLEKYVAQKDSSCQTPSDRDTSSEALDKSSFRKSAIEHFGRSFKEATINLVRTTEDLRASDKLSRKGSTKERLWAKPVSEHKVKTVRAYQDSDGYCPDLELSDSEPEAKGRRRRQVGLSNTPRKGKQSLSSRHSMQR